The segment GTATATAGTACAAAGGATGCCGACTGTCGTAAAGACAAAGGGCAAACTAAAGGAGCAAAAACGATACTTAAATCAAAAGGAGAAATCCTTATGGTAAATAAGATAGAAGTTAGAGTTGTATCATCTTCACCTCTGCCACACGCATTGCATGGTTTCAGGTTAAGCGACGGAATAGTCAAGGGAAGCAACGCACACCCTGTTATTGACAGCTCCGCTCGCAGAGTAACTGAGTGATAGTTGTCACTTTTTACAGGCATTGATATATCCTCCCGACATATCATTGCCACAACTTATTTTCAAAAATGATTAACTAAGTGGATGATTCATAGACTTTGTCAGGATCATAATATGTTTAGAAGGGATGTATCAAGAGAGTTATGGGTATGCGGCACGCATACATAACTATGGCAAAGTTTCTGCCCAATAACCTTTAACAAAATTCGTTAATGATCTTCGTACAAAAGTTTAATTGTGATTTAAGATGTCCTTTTAAGGCCGATAACAGGCGTAGCTTTAACACGAGGTAAACAGTCCACCTGAGGCTCTGGTCTTTTTTCATTGTCTTTACTGATACAGGGCTATAGTTTTGTTCTAAAAGTTGGTTTCTAGAAAAAAGAAAGGAAATTACTTCAGAACAGCATCTCTGAATTTTTCGCTTCCCATCCTGTCCATGACATCCCCAAGTCTCTCGTCCTTTCCACCATTCTCGCGGTAATATTCTATCGTCCTGTTAACGATGTCATAAACTTCTTTTTCAGTGGCAACTTCTGCTACCCTGGTTCCATCGCGTGGGAACCTGCCCACTTTCCCGCCTGCAAATATGGTATATCCTGTTTTTGAAGGTACTATCGCATCCTTTGGGCAGGCGAGGATACATTCTCCGCAGAGTATGCAGTTGTCCGTGTCGGTATGTACCTTTCCCTCTTCCAGAGTTATGGCATCTGCTTTGCAGCGCTTTACACACACTCCACATCCTGTGCATGCATCCTTTTTCCATTCAGGATGAACGGCTCCCATGATCCCCAGGTCGTTCTCCTGTGGTTTCAGGCACGCTGCAGGACATCCTGTGATCGCGATCTTGAACTTGTACGGAACATCTGCTCCGAAATGTTCGCTGTCGATCTTTTCAGCAATTCCCTGGGAGTCTATCAATCCATGGTTACACACCCGGTTGCCCTGGCATGCGACGACAGCCCTTACCCTTCTTCCGGCAACACCCGGGCGGACATCTGCGTTTTTCATCTCTGCTTTTACAGCTTCCACGTTCTCAAGATCAACAAAAGGAACTTCGATACCCTGTCTGGAGGTGATATGTACATGTCCATCTCCGTACTTCTCAGCAGCATCTGCAAGGGCTCTTAGCTGTGCAGCTTCCACATAGCCGCCGGTGATTCCAACACGCATTGAAAACAAGTGATTCTGTCTCTGTGGTAGAAATCCATCTTTCTTTAATTGTTCCTTATTAATCGCATTTTGCATAGGCTTCATCTCATTTTGATGATATTAATCCACTCAACTTGAGTAGGGTGGCTGCTATGCTGAACTGCTATATACGGGTTTTGATTTTCACTTCTTTGTTTTGGTCCCATAATATGGAAGTGCCTTTTCCCAGTAGTGATTAAAAACTTCGCTGCACCATCTACGGAAATCTTCATCATGGCCAATTATGGCAAGATCTCTGTCTATCTTCCCGTCAAAGCCCGGAAAAGCTATCAGGCTGAAACTGTCAGTGATGTTCACTACCAGTCTGATCTCATCCAGCATTCGGAATTCTATCCTGTTCCTTATTTCGGGCTTTATCTCAGGCCAGAGCTCATCCAGAAGAGCTTTCGGGTATATTGCCCTGAATTTCACTCCCTCTTCCAGTTTCTTTTCTATTGCAGGAAGGTAGAAACGTGGGAAGTCGTCAGAAAGGTAATATGAATCTTCCTTTATCTCATCAAAAAGGGATGTCATCTTGTTTACCAGAACGAAGACTCCCCTGATAATTTCACCTTTTGACAGGTCATCCATCCTATGTAGCAGGTGGGGTGGGATAGGTGAAGTATCATGTTTCAGGAAAAAATCAGAATTCTTTGCAATGGCCTCAATATTGGGTATGCATGAGACCACGAGCTCTCCAAAAGGCGTGAGTGAATAGTGACCGTCGGCGTCCTTGCGTATCAGGTTTACTGCAAGCAGCCTGTTCAACTGCCTTGAAGCTTCAGGAGATGTCATATCGATCTCGTCTGCTATCCTTGTGAACTTCAGCTCTCCTTCTTTAAGGGCATGCAATATTGAAAGCCGGTTCTCAGATGCCAGTTCCGTGAAGAGTTCGTAACCTTTCATTTTCAAACCCTGTATCAACTATATTACTTAGTCATATTAATGTTACCACTGTATCAATTCTTCCAGATTTCTTTAAAATACTCTTTGCTGCATAGTGTTAATTGTGAGAGAAATGGGCGATGAGGAATTTGCATTCTCTGTTGCAATACGTGATCTAAATATCGTAAAAGGATTGAGTCTAAGGTGTGATTGCACCAATGAGGTGGAGATCAACGGAATGCTCGACATCGGTGAAATTACACTGATCGAGGGAACTGTCCTGAGGATCTCAGGCAAATTCGGTGAGATCGACCTTTCTATCACCAGATCAAAACTTGAAAGAATACTGAAAGAAGGTGAAAACAAATGAGATCGGATAGAACAGGTGCATGGTTTGGATTACTGGTTATGCTTGTGGGAATTATTTACTTGCTTGCAGACCTGGCAAAGGAGTTCACAATGGGAATTAGTGGCTGGACCACATTCTTCCTGCTTGGGGGGATCTGGCTTCTGTGCAGGAATGGTAGAAGATCAGGTTTATCTGACTGATCTTCTATATTTTATTCCGGAGAGTGGTAAATATGTACAACCTGAAAGCAAAGATGTTCAACCGAAAAGCTGCTGGTCCAAAAAGCAAACCTGATAAAGTAATAAGTTCCCTGTCTCTCAAAGAGGGGCAACATGTTGCAGATATCGGGGTAGGTGGCGGGTATTTTTCTTTCCGTTTTGCTGAACTGGTAGGTGAAAGCGGGAAGGTTTACGGCATAGATACGGACAGGAAATTCCTTGAATTTCTGGAA is part of the Methanococcoides methylutens MM1 genome and harbors:
- a CDS encoding 4Fe-4S binding protein, with protein sequence MKPMQNAINKEQLKKDGFLPQRQNHLFSMRVGITGGYVEAAQLRALADAAEKYGDGHVHITSRQGIEVPFVDLENVEAVKAEMKNADVRPGVAGRRVRAVVACQGNRVCNHGLIDSQGIAEKIDSEHFGADVPYKFKIAITGCPAACLKPQENDLGIMGAVHPEWKKDACTGCGVCVKRCKADAITLEEGKVHTDTDNCILCGECILACPKDAIVPSKTGYTIFAGGKVGRFPRDGTRVAEVATEKEVYDIVNRTIEYYRENGGKDERLGDVMDRMGSEKFRDAVLK
- a CDS encoding winged helix-turn-helix domain-containing protein — protein: MKGYELFTELASENRLSILHALKEGELKFTRIADEIDMTSPEASRQLNRLLAVNLIRKDADGHYSLTPFGELVVSCIPNIEAIAKNSDFFLKHDTSPIPPHLLHRMDDLSKGEIIRGVFVLVNKMTSLFDEIKEDSYYLSDDFPRFYLPAIEKKLEEGVKFRAIYPKALLDELWPEIKPEIRNRIEFRMLDEIRLVVNITDSFSLIAFPGFDGKIDRDLAIIGHDEDFRRWCSEVFNHYWEKALPYYGTKTKK